In Eublepharis macularius isolate TG4126 chromosome 4, MPM_Emac_v1.0, whole genome shotgun sequence, the following are encoded in one genomic region:
- the NKX2-5 gene encoding homeobox protein Nkx-2.5 yields MFASPVTSTPFSVKDILSLEQHPSALASLELSALGSPPSCMLAAFKQEAYPPEEAPAAAPEAPKGNGGASFPAAFYAKSYAEMDSAKEPKADKKDLCALQKSLEEEKREAEDAERPRQRKRRKPRVLFSQAQVYELERRFKQQKYLSAPERDHLASVLKLTSTQVKIWFQNRRYKCKRQRQDQSLEMVGLPPPRRIAVPVLVRDGKPCLGDSSPYSSPYNVSLNPYGYNAYPPYSSYSGAACNASYSCSYPGVQGVQPAAAGGNFMNFGVGDLNPVPTSIPQGNGGMSTLHGIRAW; encoded by the exons ATGTTCGCCAGCCCGGTGACCAGCACGCCCTTCTCCGTCAAGGACATCCTGAGCCTGGAGCAGCACCCCAGCGCGCTGGCCTCCCTGGAGCTCTCGGCTCTGGGCTCGCCGCCCTCCTGCATGCTGGCCGCCTTCAAGCAGGAAGCCTACCCGCCCGAGGAGGCCCCGGCCGCGGCCCCGGAGGCGCCCAAAGGCAACGGCGGCGCGTCTTTCCCCGCCGCCTTCTACGCCAAAAGCTACGCGGAAATGGACTCGGCCAAGGAGCCCAAGGCGGACAAGAAAG ATCTGTGCGCCCTCCAGAAATctctggaggaggagaagagggagGCCGAGGATGCGGAGCGGCCCCGGCAGAGGAAGCGCCGGAAGCCACGCGTGCTCTTCTCGCAGGCCCAGGTCTACGAACTGGAGCGCCGCTTCAAGCAGCAGAAATACCTCTCGGCCCCGGAGAGAGACCACCTGGCCAGCGTGCTGAAGCTCACCTCCACGCAGGTGAAGATCTGGTTCCAGAACCGTCGGTACAAATGCAAGCGCCAGAGGCAGGACCaaagcctggagatggtgggccTCCCGCCGCCGCGGAGGATCGCCGTGCCGGTCCTGGTCCGCGACGGGAAGCCCTGCTTGGGGGATTCCTCGCCCTACAGCTCCCCCTACAACGTCAGCCTCAACCCCTACGGCTACAACGCCTACCCGCCCTACAGCAGCTACAGCGGCGCCGCCTGCAACGCCAGCTACAGCTGCAGCTACCCTGGCGTGCAAGGCGTTCAGCCCGCGGCCGCCGGCGGCAACTTCATGAACTTCGGCGTGGGGGACTTGAACCCCGTGCCCACCTCCATCCCACAGGGGAACGGGGGCATGTCCACGTTGCATGGCATACGTGCCTGGTAG